AGTAAGCATACATGAGTGAATCCGAGGACGGAAAGTGGGGCATCGCCCACGTGTACGCGTCGTTCAACAACACGCTCATCACGGTCACCGACGAGACGGGCGCCGAGACGATCGCCAAGTCGTCCGGCGGCACCGTGGTGAAGCAGAACCGCGACGAGGCGTCGCCGTACGCCGCCATGCAGATGGCGGAGGTCGTCGCCGAGCGCGTCAAGGACGCCGGCTTGGAGGGCGTGCACGTTCGCGTGCGCGGTCCCGGCGGCAACCTCAACAAGTCCACCGGTCCCGGTGCGCAGGCGACGATCCGCGCGCTCTCACGCGCGGGCGTCGAGATCGGCCGGATCGAGGACGTCACGCCCATCCCGCACGACGGGACGAAGGCGCCGAAGAACAAGCGAGTCTGACATGACCGAAGACGAATTCGACGTCCAGTACGTCGAACGGGACGAACGCAGCGCGCGGGTGCTGATCCGCGGGCTCACGCCGGCGTTCGCCAACGGCATCCGCCGGGCGATGATCGCCGACGTCCCGACGTTCTCGATCGACACCGTTCGGTTCGTCGAGAACTCCTCGGTCATGTTCGACGAGATGATCGGACTGCGTCTGGGGCTCATCCCCCTGACGACGCCGCTCGACGACTTCGAGGTCGGCGACGAGGTCACCCTCGCGCTCGACGTCGAGGGACCGGCGACGGCCTACTCCGGCGACATCGAGAGCAGCGATCCGCTCGTCGAGGTCGCGGACGACAACGTCCCGATCATCGAACTGAAGGAGGGACAGCGGTTGGAGTTCGAGGCCGACGCGGTCCTCGACACCGGCAAGGAGCACGCCAAACACCAGGGCGGCGTCTCCGTCGGCTACCGCCACCTCCAGCGCGTCTCGGTCGAGGGCGACCGCGGCGAGTTCGACGACGACGAGCCGAACATCCTCCGCGGGGTCATCGAGACGCCGGACGGAGAGATCGAACTCACCGACGACTTCGACAACGACCTCTCGGAGCGGTTCCCCGGGAAGGAGGTCGCGGTCGAGGACGTGCCGGGCGCGTTCGTCTTCCACATCGAGACGGACGGCTCGTTCGACGTCGAGGAACTGCTGCTCCGCGCCATCGACTCCATCGAGGAGCGCGCGGACGAACTACAGACGAAAGTCGCAGTATAAGGAAATGACGGCCCTTCGAACCAACGCCCTGACCGTCGCCCCCGCCGCCAGCCGCGGCCCCGCCCCGACAGTCGGAGCGCCCGCGGCGGGTTCGGCGGACGGCGGGACCGAAAGTGGTTTGAAGGGAGCCGGAATACGATGGAGTGCACGCAGGGATAGCCAAGTCAGGCCAACGGCGCAGCGTTCAGGGCGCTGTCCTGTAGAGGTCCGCAGGTTCAAATCCTGCTCCCTGCACTCCGTTTTCCACGAACTCTCCGTTCAGGAGGGACAGCTATGAGTAGCAAGACGAACCCGAAACTACAGAACCTCATTGCCGATCTGAAGTCGGTCTCGCGCGACTCCGGTGCCAACGTGTGGCAGGATGTCGCTGACCGACTGGAGAAGCCACGGCGCACGCACGCTGAGGTCAACCTGGGCCGTATCGAACGATACGCGCAGGAAGACGAGACGGTCGTCGTCCCCGGCAAGGTGCTGGGCAGCGGTGTGCTCGAAACGAACGTCACCGTCGCCGCCGTCGACTTCTCCGGGACCGCCCGGACGAAGATCGACCAGGCCGGCGAAGCGGTGACGCTTGAACAGTACGTCGAACAGAACCCCGAAGGAAGCAACGTGCGGGTGATCCGATGAGCCTCGCGAAGATAGACGCGGACGTCGTCGTCGACGCCCGCGACTGTATCCTCGGTCGCGTCTCCTCTGAGGTCGCACAGCGCGCCCTCGCCGGGGAGACCGTCGCCGTCGTCAACGCCGAGCGCGCCGTCATCACCGGCAACGAGGAGGCGACGATGGAGACGTACCACAAGCGCGCGGAGCTCGGCTCGGACAGCGGGCCGTACTACCCCAAGCGCCCCGATCGAATCTTCAAGCGCGCCATCCGCGGCATGCTGCCGTACAAGTCGGAGGACGGCCGCGAGGCGTTCTCGAACGTGCGCGTGTACGTCGGGAACCCCTACGAGCGCGACGAGGACGTCGAGAGCGTCGTCCTCGACGGCACCTCGCTCGACCGCCTCTCGAACATCAAATTCACCACGCTCGGGTCGATCTCCGAGTCTCTGGGAGCCAACGTCACATGGTAACGAACACCTCAGGCAAGAAGAAGACGGCCGTCGCCCGCGCCACCGTGCGCGAGGGCGAGGGCCGCGTGCGCATCAACTCCCAGCCAGTCGAGCTGGTCGAACCGGAGCAGGCGCGGCTCAAGATGCTGGAGCCGTTCCGCATCGCGGGCGAGGAGCTCCGCGACGGCGTCGACATCGACATCGACGTCGAGGGCGGCGGCTTCAGCGGGCAGGCGGACGCGACGCGGACCGCCATCGCGCGCGGTCTCGTCCAGCACCTCGGTGACGCCGAGCTGCGGGACGCGTACATGAACTTCGACCGCACCCTGCTGGTCAACGACGTGCGCCAGTCCGAACCCAAGAAGTGGGGCGGACCCGGCGCGCGCGCTCGCTACCAGAAGTCCTACCGCTGAGGTGATCCAGTCATGATGATCCCCGTCCGGTGTTTCACGTGCGGCAACGTCGTGGGTGAACACTGGGAGGAGTTCAAAGAGCGGGCTCGCGAGGGCGACGAGGACCCCGGCGAGGTGCTTGACGACCTCGGGGTCGACCGGCACTGCTGCCGGCGCATGCTGGTGAGCCACCGCGACCTCGTCGACGTCGTCTCGCCGTACCAGTAAACCATGTCAGAACAGCGATACAACCGATACGAGAAGGCACGAATCCTCGGCGCGCGAGCGCTGCAGGTGTCCTACGGGGCGCCCGTGCTGATCGAGACGGACCAGACGGAGCCGATCCTCGTCGCCGCGGAGGAGTACGATGCGGGCGTGCTCCCGTTCACGGTCCGGAGGGACAACTAATGACCCGAATCACGAGCGTTTCGCTACGACGCGTGCTCGACTCGCGCGGAAACCCCACCGTTGAGGCCGACGTGCTCACCGAGTCCGGCGGCTTCGGCCGCGGCGCGGCCCCAAGCGGGGCCTCGACGGGCGAGTACGAGGCGATCGAACTGCCCGCCAGCGAGTCCATCGCGAAGGCCCGCGAACACGCGGTGCCGCGCCTCGAAGGCGTCTACGCGGGCGACCAGCGCGCGGTCGACAACGCCTTACGCGCCGCCGACGGGACGGACGACTTCTCCGCCATCGGCGCCAACAGCGCGGTCGCCATCTCGATGGCGGCGGCGAAGGCGGCCGCCGACGTGCTGGGCGCGCCGCTGTACCAGCACCTCGGCGGCGCGTTCCGCGGCGAGAACTTCCCCGTTCCGCTCGGCAACGTCGTCGGCGGCGGGGAGCACGCCAAGGAGGCGACCCACATCCAGGAGTTCCTCGCGGCGCCCGTGGGCGCGCCCAGCGTCTCGGAGGCCGTCTTCGCGAACGCCGCGGTCCACGCGGCGGTCGCGGACGTGCTCGACGAGCGCGGCGTGCCCGCGGCGAAGGGCGACGAGGGCGCGTGGGCGCCCCCCATCTCGGACGCGGACGCGTTCGAGGTCGTCGACGAGGCGGTCGACCGCGTCTCCGAGGAGGTCGGGTTCGAGATCCGCTTCGGCCTCGACATGGCGGCCGCGGAGCTGTACGACGACGACGCCGAGGCGTACGTGTACGGCGACGAGACGAAGTCGGCCGACGAACAGATCGAGTACGTCGCCGGGCTCGTCGACGAGTACGACCTCGCGTACGTCGAGGACCCGCTCGACGAGAACGACTACGAGGCGTTCGCGGAGCTGACCGACCGGGTGGGCGACCGGACGCTGATCTGCGGCGACGACCTGTTCGTCACCAACGTCGAGCGGCTCGAAGACGGAATCGACGCGGGCGCGGCCAACAGCATCCTGATCAAGCCGAACCAGATCGGGACGCTGTCGGACGCGTTCGACGCGGTCGAACTCGCCGCTCGCAACGGGTACGAGACTGTCATCTCCCACCGTTCGGGCGAGACCGAGGACACGACCATCGCACACCTCGCCGTGGCGACCGACGCCGGCTACATCAAGACCGGCACGGTCGGCGGCGAGCGAACGGCCAAGCTGAACGAACTGGTCCGCATCGCGGACGACGCGGTATGACGGACCGACACCACGCATGAGCGAAGACAACGACGCGGTCGAACTCGACGACGACGCGGAGACCGAGGCGGTCGACGCGGCGGTCGAGGAGGAGGCCGACACGACCGAGGAACCGACCGCTGACGCGGCTGCCGAAGGGGCGTCCGCCGACGCCGAATCAGGGGCATCCGCCGACGCCGAGACCGACGAGGCGGCCGCCGAGGCCGACGAGGAGGAGGACGCCTCCCCGTTCGACGACGACGTCATGCCGGACGACGACGTCGACCTGCTGATCCCCGTCGAGGACTACCTCTCCGCCGGTGTCCACATCGGGACCCAGCAGAAGACGAAGGACATGGAGCGGTTCATCCACCGCGTCCGCGACGACGGGCTGTACGTCCTCGACGTGAGCCTGACGGACCAGCGGATCCGCACGGCCGCGGACTTCCTCGCGAACTACAACCCCGAGCAGATCCTCGTCACGTCCTCGCGGCAGTACGGCCGGTTCCCGGCCGAGAAGTTCGCGGACGCCATCGGCGCCCGCGCCCGCACGGGACGGTTCATCCCGGGCACGCTGACGAACCCCGACTACGCAGGCTACATCGAGCCGGACGTCGTCGTGGTGACCGACCC
The sequence above is a segment of the Halorubrum sp. 2020YC2 genome. Coding sequences within it:
- a CDS encoding 30S ribosomal protein S11; its protein translation is MSESEDGKWGIAHVYASFNNTLITVTDETGAETIAKSSGGTVVKQNRDEASPYAAMQMAEVVAERVKDAGLEGVHVRVRGPGGNLNKSTGPGAQATIRALSRAGVEIGRIEDVTPIPHDGTKAPKNKRV
- a CDS encoding DNA-directed RNA polymerase subunit D, which encodes MTEDEFDVQYVERDERSARVLIRGLTPAFANGIRRAMIADVPTFSIDTVRFVENSSVMFDEMIGLRLGLIPLTTPLDDFEVGDEVTLALDVEGPATAYSGDIESSDPLVEVADDNVPIIELKEGQRLEFEADAVLDTGKEHAKHQGGVSVGYRHLQRVSVEGDRGEFDDDEPNILRGVIETPDGEIELTDDFDNDLSERFPGKEVAVEDVPGAFVFHIETDGSFDVEELLLRAIDSIEERADELQTKVAV
- a CDS encoding 50S ribosomal protein L18e, which encodes MSSKTNPKLQNLIADLKSVSRDSGANVWQDVADRLEKPRRTHAEVNLGRIERYAQEDETVVVPGKVLGSGVLETNVTVAAVDFSGTARTKIDQAGEAVTLEQYVEQNPEGSNVRVIR
- a CDS encoding 50S ribosomal protein L13, with the protein product MSLAKIDADVVVDARDCILGRVSSEVAQRALAGETVAVVNAERAVITGNEEATMETYHKRAELGSDSGPYYPKRPDRIFKRAIRGMLPYKSEDGREAFSNVRVYVGNPYERDEDVESVVLDGTSLDRLSNIKFTTLGSISESLGANVTW
- a CDS encoding 30S ribosomal protein S9; translated protein: MVTNTSGKKKTAVARATVREGEGRVRINSQPVELVEPEQARLKMLEPFRIAGEELRDGVDIDIDVEGGGFSGQADATRTAIARGLVQHLGDAELRDAYMNFDRTLLVNDVRQSEPKKWGGPGARARYQKSYR
- a CDS encoding DNA-directed RNA polymerase subunit N, whose amino-acid sequence is MMIPVRCFTCGNVVGEHWEEFKERAREGDEDPGEVLDDLGVDRHCCRRMLVSHRDLVDVVSPYQ
- a CDS encoding DNA-directed RNA polymerase subunit K, with amino-acid sequence MSEQRYNRYEKARILGARALQVSYGAPVLIETDQTEPILVAAEEYDAGVLPFTVRRDN
- the eno gene encoding phosphopyruvate hydratase, whose amino-acid sequence is MTRITSVSLRRVLDSRGNPTVEADVLTESGGFGRGAAPSGASTGEYEAIELPASESIAKAREHAVPRLEGVYAGDQRAVDNALRAADGTDDFSAIGANSAVAISMAAAKAAADVLGAPLYQHLGGAFRGENFPVPLGNVVGGGEHAKEATHIQEFLAAPVGAPSVSEAVFANAAVHAAVADVLDERGVPAAKGDEGAWAPPISDADAFEVVDEAVDRVSEEVGFEIRFGLDMAAAELYDDDAEAYVYGDETKSADEQIEYVAGLVDEYDLAYVEDPLDENDYEAFAELTDRVGDRTLICGDDLFVTNVERLEDGIDAGAANSILIKPNQIGTLSDAFDAVELAARNGYETVISHRSGETEDTTIAHLAVATDAGYIKTGTVGGERTAKLNELVRIADDAV
- the rpsB gene encoding 30S ribosomal protein S2 yields the protein MSEDNDAVELDDDAETEAVDAAVEEEADTTEEPTADAAAEGASADAESGASADAETDEAAAEADEEEDASPFDDDVMPDDDVDLLIPVEDYLSAGVHIGTQQKTKDMERFIHRVRDDGLYVLDVSLTDQRIRTAADFLANYNPEQILVTSSRQYGRFPAEKFADAIGARARTGRFIPGTLTNPDYAGYIEPDVVVVTDPIGDAQAVKEAITVGIPVIAMCDSNNQLSNVDLVIPTNNKGRRALSVVYWLLANETLDRRGADTVFALEDFEDEL